A genomic stretch from Bosea sp. F3-2 includes:
- a CDS encoding DUF1489 family protein: MSLHLLKLCVGAESIADLEEWIAERQAQRRARGEPAEQLHTTRMVPKKIEEILDGGSLYWVIKGQISARQRLTDIRPFTDAEGIGRCHLVMEPVVVPVEPRPFRPFQGWRYLQAKDAPRDLADHGGDLGEMPEELRRELAGLGLL; this comes from the coding sequence ATGTCCCTTCACCTGCTCAAGCTCTGCGTCGGCGCGGAATCGATCGCCGACCTCGAGGAATGGATCGCCGAACGTCAGGCGCAGCGGCGTGCCCGCGGCGAGCCGGCTGAACAATTGCACACCACACGCATGGTGCCGAAGAAGATCGAGGAGATCCTCGATGGCGGCTCGCTCTACTGGGTGATCAAGGGCCAGATCTCGGCGCGCCAGCGCCTGACCGACATCCGACCCTTTACCGATGCCGAGGGCATCGGCCGCTGCCATCTCGTCATGGAGCCGGTGGTGGTTCCGGTCGAGCCGCGCCCGTTCCGCCCCTTCCAGGGCTGGCGCTATCTCCAGGCCAAGGACGCGCCGCGCGACCTTGCCGACCACGGCGGCGATCTCGGCGAGATGCCGGAGGAGCTGCGGCGGGAGCTCGCGGGGCTGGGGCTGCTGTAG